Proteins encoded within one genomic window of Alteribacter populi:
- a CDS encoding iron-sulfur cluster biosynthesis family protein, with product MNLTITESAVKFYKQEMKLLDNDAVRFFVRVGGVGSGGFSAGITKDLPVSDRHSVTVNHITFYVSSDDEWYFDGMTIDFNEDRGEVQFSNPKIEDVTNPQGKG from the coding sequence ATGAATTTAACGATTACTGAATCTGCGGTAAAATTTTATAAACAGGAAATGAAATTATTAGACAATGACGCGGTGCGTTTTTTTGTAAGAGTAGGCGGAGTTGGTTCAGGGGGGTTTTCAGCAGGTATTACAAAAGATCTCCCTGTCTCAGATCGGCATTCCGTTACCGTAAACCATATTACATTCTATGTATCAAGCGATGACGAATGGTATTTTGATGGGATGACGATTGATTTCAACGAAGATCGCGGTGAAGTACAATTTTCTAATCCAAAGATCGAGGACGTAACTAATCCTCAAGGAAAAGGCTAA
- a CDS encoding quaternary amine ABC transporter ATP-binding protein has product MKKIEVRNLTKVFGPNPKRGVSLLKEGKSKDQILKESGNTVGVNQASFEVEAGEFFVIMGLSGSGKSTLIRLVNRLIEPTSGSVLIDGEDITKMNKKSLIETRRAKLGMVFQRFALLPHRTIQKNVEYGLEIQGIEVKEREEKSKQSIEAVGLGGYENSYPDELSGGMQQRVGLARALATDSDILLMDEAFSALDPLIRKDMQDELLELQDKLNRTILFITHDLDEALKLGDRIAIMKDGAIVQIGTSEEIMREPANDYVASFVQDVDRSKVLVAENVMKKPDVVTSSKDGPRVAVRRMKEKGISSIFVVDRGNVLKGLLTIDDAVKAIDSDQSIDDLLIQGYATAELDTPLDQLIPIAAETNYPIAVVEDEKLRGIIVRVSILSGLVIGKETEDEENSAEDENDMATNQVITDTSPADQGKEG; this is encoded by the coding sequence ATGAAGAAGATTGAAGTGCGTAATCTAACGAAAGTATTTGGTCCGAATCCTAAACGAGGCGTTTCCCTTCTTAAAGAGGGGAAGTCGAAGGATCAGATTTTAAAAGAGTCAGGTAATACCGTAGGGGTAAACCAAGCAAGCTTTGAAGTGGAGGCTGGGGAATTTTTTGTGATTATGGGGCTTTCCGGGAGCGGAAAATCAACACTTATTCGTCTTGTGAATCGATTAATCGAACCGACTTCAGGATCAGTGCTAATTGATGGTGAAGACATTACAAAGATGAATAAAAAATCGCTCATAGAAACGAGAAGGGCGAAACTTGGGATGGTTTTTCAACGTTTCGCTCTTTTACCTCATCGAACGATCCAAAAAAACGTAGAGTATGGACTAGAGATCCAAGGGATTGAAGTGAAAGAACGTGAAGAAAAATCGAAACAGTCAATTGAAGCAGTAGGTCTTGGTGGTTATGAGAACAGTTATCCGGATGAACTGAGCGGCGGGATGCAGCAACGCGTTGGACTGGCACGAGCTCTTGCGACGGATTCTGATATTCTTCTCATGGATGAAGCATTTAGCGCCCTAGATCCGCTCATTCGAAAAGACATGCAAGATGAACTTTTAGAGCTTCAAGATAAACTAAATAGAACAATCCTTTTTATTACTCATGATTTGGATGAGGCATTAAAGCTTGGTGATCGGATTGCGATTATGAAGGACGGTGCAATCGTACAAATTGGTACGTCAGAAGAAATTATGAGAGAGCCTGCTAATGATTATGTTGCGAGCTTCGTTCAAGATGTCGATCGCTCCAAGGTACTTGTTGCTGAAAATGTCATGAAAAAACCGGACGTGGTTACCTCATCGAAAGACGGACCAAGGGTAGCGGTAAGGCGAATGAAGGAAAAAGGCATCTCCAGTATTTTTGTTGTCGATCGCGGTAATGTCCTAAAAGGGTTACTTACGATTGATGATGCAGTTAAAGCCATTGACAGTGATCAGTCGATTGATGACTTACTCATCCAAGGTTATGCCACTGCAGAACTTGATACACCACTAGATCAATTAATTCCAATCGCAGCAGAAACAAACTATCCGATTGCTGTTGTGGAAGATGAAAAACTTCGCGGGATTATCGTGCGCGTTTCAATTCTTTCAGGACTCGTAATCGGAAAAGAAACAGAAGACGAAGAGAACTCTGCTGAGGATGAGAATGATATGGCTACTAACCAAGTGATAACGGATACTAGCCCGGCGGATCAAGGAAAGGAGGGATAG
- a CDS encoding carboxypeptidase M32, with product MSHNNVEIIKKEFQDYVKRMSHYNESLGLMAWDLRTGAPKKGASQRAEVIGTLSSQVFKMSISTQMEHYLKVLSDENVQDQLDKVTIASVKECKRNFDKQKNIPEKEFQDYVVLTSNAESIWPEAKENADFESFRPYLEKIVEFNRKYVEWVGYEGNKYDALLDDYEPGLTVETLDRVFGELRNHLVPLVQAVTEAADKPKTDFLFKKFPASNQEALSKKILEQMQYDFEAGRLDTTVHPFAIGLNPGDVRVTTKYDEDDFRTAVFGTIHEGGHALYEQNIGENLVGTPLCSGTSMGIHESQSLFWENFVGRNRAFWEKNYDLLKDYADGQFDEVDLDTFYRGINVAGPSLIRIEADEMTYALHIIVRYELEKALINRELEVKDLPEAWNDKMEEYLGVRPNDDGEGVLQDVHWSGGAFGYFPSYALGYVYAAQLMNALQSELNDNFEDLLRKGELTPIKEWMTTHVHQYGKSKLPLDILKETTGEAIDPSYLIHYLKDKYRDVYKLKV from the coding sequence TTGAGTCATAACAATGTAGAGATAATAAAAAAAGAGTTTCAGGACTATGTTAAGAGAATGAGTCATTATAATGAATCTCTTGGTCTGATGGCATGGGATTTACGTACAGGTGCTCCAAAAAAGGGAGCAAGTCAGCGTGCTGAAGTCATAGGGACTTTGTCATCTCAAGTCTTTAAAATGTCCATTTCAACTCAAATGGAGCATTATTTAAAGGTATTGAGTGATGAAAACGTTCAAGATCAACTTGATAAAGTCACGATCGCTTCTGTGAAAGAATGTAAAAGAAATTTCGATAAGCAAAAAAACATTCCAGAAAAAGAGTTTCAAGACTACGTTGTGTTAACATCGAATGCCGAATCGATTTGGCCAGAAGCGAAAGAGAATGCAGACTTTGAAAGCTTTCGTCCTTATTTAGAAAAGATTGTGGAATTTAACCGGAAGTATGTTGAATGGGTTGGCTATGAGGGTAATAAATACGATGCCCTACTCGATGATTATGAACCAGGTCTTACCGTGGAAACGTTAGATCGTGTCTTTGGTGAATTAAGAAATCATCTCGTGCCTCTTGTACAAGCGGTAACGGAGGCAGCAGATAAACCGAAAACAGACTTTTTATTTAAAAAATTTCCTGCTTCGAACCAAGAAGCACTAAGTAAAAAAATATTAGAACAGATGCAATACGACTTTGAGGCAGGCCGTTTAGATACGACAGTGCATCCGTTTGCAATTGGGTTGAACCCTGGTGATGTACGAGTGACAACAAAATACGATGAGGATGATTTTCGCACCGCTGTGTTTGGTACGATTCACGAAGGGGGTCATGCTCTCTATGAGCAAAATATCGGAGAAAATCTGGTAGGTACACCATTATGCTCTGGGACTTCGATGGGCATTCATGAATCACAATCCCTTTTCTGGGAAAACTTCGTCGGACGAAATCGTGCCTTTTGGGAGAAAAATTATGACCTTTTAAAAGATTATGCGGACGGCCAGTTTGATGAAGTCGACCTTGATACGTTTTACCGAGGAATTAATGTGGCAGGTCCTTCTCTTATTCGAATTGAAGCAGATGAGATGACCTATGCACTCCATATTATTGTCCGTTATGAACTTGAAAAAGCCTTAATTAATCGTGAGCTCGAAGTAAAAGACCTGCCTGAAGCATGGAATGATAAAATGGAAGAATATCTTGGGGTTCGCCCAAATGATGACGGAGAAGGTGTATTACAAGATGTGCATTGGTCTGGTGGTGCGTTTGGTTACTTTCCGTCCTATGCGCTAGGTTACGTCTACGCTGCTCAACTAATGAATGCACTGCAAAGTGAGTTGAATGATAACTTTGAAGATCTTCTCCGCAAAGGAGAACTCACACCGATCAAAGAATGGATGACAACGCACGTTCATCAATACGGAAAAAGTAAACTTCCTCTTGATATCTTAAAAGAAACGACAGGAGAAGCAATTGATCCAAGTTATTTAATTCACTATTTAAAAGATAAATATCGTGATGTCTATAAGCTGAAAGTTTAA
- a CDS encoding DUF2564 family protein, producing the protein MSKPFNDIQQVEMAIKAAQKMVGQATMSMDTGQLETATNALNDAKRQLQEAVNYEMSGELGEYSRGLIEKLENQLDEAKE; encoded by the coding sequence ATGTCTAAACCATTTAACGACATTCAGCAAGTAGAGATGGCAATCAAAGCTGCTCAAAAAATGGTCGGACAAGCGACCATGAGCATGGATACAGGTCAGCTTGAGACCGCAACAAATGCATTAAATGACGCAAAAAGACAATTGCAGGAAGCTGTGAATTATGAAATGAGCGGGGAATTAGGAGAATATTCCCGGGGACTTATCGAAAAATTAGAGAATCAGCTTGATGAGGCTAAAGAATAA
- a CDS encoding glycine betaine ABC transporter substrate-binding protein — protein sequence MRKHWTWFVLVFAVLGIMAVLVMNGCGIGEEVEDDTGEEATPDEGEQEDGAEDRDETIHFGVTNWTSTIPPTYIAKEILEGMGYTVELQEADAGAVYTGLSRGDLDVFMDAWLPDMHEDYMEQYEDTIESASVSYPDGELGWVVPDYVEGIASVEDLQGQEDQFDNRIYGIEEGAGMTETSREMIEEYDLDLEYVASSEAGMLSEVQRHVPSEDPILFLGWRPHPMFVDYDLNVLEDEQGYFETSEVHVVVNRELAENAPEAYEFFSNWSIDVEEVEQMIAEIEDGGDEEELAREWVEEHQDEVNEMIENAG from the coding sequence ATGAGAAAGCATTGGACGTGGTTTGTACTCGTGTTTGCGGTACTAGGGATCATGGCAGTTCTCGTAATGAACGGTTGTGGCATAGGTGAAGAAGTTGAGGATGATACCGGAGAAGAAGCCACTCCAGATGAAGGTGAACAAGAGGATGGTGCGGAAGACCGTGATGAAACGATTCACTTTGGTGTCACAAACTGGACTTCAACGATTCCTCCTACCTATATCGCAAAAGAAATTCTTGAAGGTATGGGTTATACCGTTGAGCTACAGGAAGCTGATGCAGGTGCTGTTTATACAGGGCTTTCACGAGGTGATTTGGATGTATTTATGGATGCGTGGCTTCCAGATATGCACGAAGATTATATGGAGCAGTATGAGGATACAATTGAAAGTGCTTCAGTTAGTTATCCAGACGGAGAGTTGGGCTGGGTAGTCCCTGATTACGTGGAAGGAATTGCATCAGTTGAAGATCTGCAAGGACAGGAAGATCAATTTGACAATCGTATTTATGGCATTGAAGAAGGAGCTGGGATGACAGAAACGTCAAGAGAAATGATTGAGGAATACGACTTAGATCTTGAGTATGTTGCATCAAGTGAAGCGGGGATGCTGTCTGAAGTCCAACGTCACGTTCCGTCTGAAGACCCAATTTTATTTTTAGGCTGGCGTCCTCATCCAATGTTTGTCGATTACGATTTGAATGTGCTCGAAGATGAACAAGGATATTTTGAAACATCGGAAGTACATGTTGTAGTGAATAGAGAACTAGCGGAAAATGCTCCAGAAGCCTATGAATTTTTCAGTAATTGGAGCATAGATGTAGAAGAAGTGGAGCAAATGATTGCCGAAATTGAAGACGGTGGAGACGAAGAGGAATTAGCCCGTGAATGGGTGGAAGAGCATCAAGATGAAGTCAATGAAATGATCGAAAATGCAGGGTAA
- a CDS encoding ABC transporter permease, producing the protein MNYFYFPLEEWTNDFVNSWLIPTLGPFFDMAGGWIGTLLEWINWALNAIPAEVLTIIIVVLAWYLAGKGVAIFSLIGLFYLGSVDLWEEGMQTLAIIFVATFLSIIIGIPIGIWSAKSEGVLKVVRPILDFMQTLPSFVYLIPAILLFGLGGVPAVISTFVFATPPCVRLTNLGIRQVPEDVVEASRAFGSTSGQMLMKVQLPLALPTIMAGINQTIMLALSMAVIAAMIGAPGLGSIVLSGISSVNVGLGLIGGLGIVVLAIILDRITQGIKTER; encoded by the coding sequence ATGAACTATTTTTATTTTCCATTAGAAGAGTGGACAAATGATTTTGTAAATAGCTGGCTGATCCCCACCTTAGGTCCGTTTTTCGATATGGCAGGGGGATGGATTGGAACGTTACTTGAGTGGATAAATTGGGCTTTAAATGCGATCCCAGCTGAAGTATTAACAATCATAATCGTCGTTCTTGCCTGGTATTTAGCGGGGAAGGGGGTTGCGATTTTCAGTTTGATTGGTCTCTTTTATCTCGGGTCTGTTGATCTGTGGGAAGAGGGTATGCAAACGCTGGCGATTATATTTGTTGCGACATTTCTGTCGATCATTATTGGTATTCCAATAGGTATCTGGAGTGCTAAATCAGAAGGCGTGCTTAAAGTCGTCCGGCCAATTCTCGACTTTATGCAAACGTTGCCGAGTTTCGTTTATCTTATCCCGGCGATTTTACTTTTTGGTTTAGGGGGCGTACCGGCTGTTATTTCAACCTTTGTCTTTGCAACTCCACCCTGTGTCAGACTTACGAATTTAGGAATACGCCAAGTGCCAGAAGACGTCGTGGAAGCTTCTAGAGCATTCGGTTCCACTTCAGGACAAATGCTGATGAAAGTTCAACTTCCGCTTGCTTTGCCTACGATCATGGCAGGGATTAATCAGACGATTATGCTTGCGCTTTCGATGGCAGTTATCGCTGCAATGATTGGAGCACCAGGCCTTGGTTCGATCGTTTTATCCGGTATTTCAAGTGTTAACGTAGGACTTGGACTCATTGGTGGTTTAGGGATTGTTGTATTGGCGATTATTTTGGATCGAATTACGCAAGGAATCAAGACGGAACGATAA